Within the Verrucomicrobiia bacterium genome, the region TGAACGGCTGGATCGAAACGTACAACGAAACCTACCTGCACTCGGCCCTGGGCTACCAGCCGCCGAACAGGTTCGAGAAAACCTATAACCTCAGCCCGATGACTCCATATCAGGCCGCTTGACTAAAGGGGAGCAGTACAAAACGCAACCACTTCATCAAATCATCCTTTCTGTGGAGATTCCTGCCTCCACATAGCAGAAGTTAACTGCCTGACTGGTGGTAGTCAAATGCGCATAAAGAAAACCGGAACTCCCGGCCTCCGGTTCTCGTAACTTCCTCCATATGAAACGGAACAACTGTTGAAGGAGAGGAGCCGCATAATGCCTGATGACGTTTCAACTTTCCGCCTGTATCTTTTGCGGGCAATGTACCTGCTTATAATCGTGGGGCTCGGATTCACGATATGGCCCGGCGTCATTCGCCACGCCGAATCGACGCCCTGGGCGAATGGCGTCGTTTCCAGCTTGCTGGCCGGGGTGTCGGTTCTGGCGCTCTTGGGCCTTCGTTATCCGTTGAAAATGCTGCCGTTGCTTCTCTTTGAACTAATCTGGAAACTAATCTGGCTCTTGGCTTTTGCGCTCCCGCTCTGGCGCGCCGGCCAAATGAACCCGGAGACGGCGGCATCGGTCAAGGACTGCTTGTTTGGGATTATTTTGGTTCCCATCGTTGTTCCCTGGCCCTATGTCTGGGCCCATTACATCAGGAAGGCCGGGGATAGGTGGAAGTAAGCCGCTCGTAATCTAAACTGTATTTCTCTCCTTCCCGTGTCGGGAAGGGGTCGGGGGTTAGGTTTAATTAACAAGTTGACAATCTTTTGCTTCGTATTAACTTAAAAGGACAATTGGTAAGGAAACGTGGAGCAATTGGAATGTTCAACGGGAGGGGCTTTTAATTAAACGGCTTTTGGTGAATTGACGGTTTTAATGGAAGAAGAAAAAAAAGAAACGCCCCCAAAAGAAGAAGCGGAACTGCACAAAGCCGCCTACGACCAGTTGGTGGCCCTCTCCAATTACCTGATTGGGGACAAAAAGACCTTCGAGCGTCCGGAGGAAATCAAAACCTTCTGCGAACGGCTGAAGTACGCCACCAGCGTGATGCTGCGGGAATTCAAGGAGCTTTTGCGCGGGCGCAAACTCTTCCAAAAACAGTACGCCATGTTCGCCTCCGGCCCCTCCTCCGGCACCCAGATTTTCCGGGTGGAGGAAAGGGAGAAGGAAATCGGCCCGTATTTGTTCCAATGGGCCAACGCCGAAGCCGGCGCGGCGGACGACTTGGACAAGGCCTTAAACGAACTGAAATACCATCAGTTGGCCTTCCTCTCCGGCTTCCGCACCTCGGTAAAAGAGGGGACAAGGGAGCTTTTGAAAAAGGTTGACCCGGAAGAAATCGAAAAGGAAATGTCCAACGGCGGCAGGTTTTCGCTCTTCAAGCACAAAAAACTCTGGAAGGAATTTCACAAACGATACGAGGAGCTTTTGCAACAGGAAGAACAGCAGCTGGAGGCGAAATTTCGCCCCCACTTCCGGCAGGGATACATCGGCTTCATGGCCAACAAATCCGGTACAAAAGAGGAAAAATAACAATAATGAGGGAGGATAGGTTGAAAAAACTAACGGTCATTTTGCTAATCGGAATAGCAGCCGCCGGCTGCAGCATGATTAAAAAGGGAGGAGGCGCCGGCAAAGCCGTTCTGACCTTGAACAGCCGGGCGGACAGCTTGAACTGGGACGAGCAGGGGGGAGTGCACTCGGTCGAAGTCCGCGCCTTCGTTTTGAAAACCCCCGACCGCTTTATGCAGGGAAGCATCCCCGACTTGTTTGAATTGAAACAGCAGCGCACTTTCTGGAATTCCTTTGCCGACGACACCTTGGCGCTCGTGAAAATCACCCTCGACCCGGGGGTGAAAAAAGTGGTCAGTTTGACCTACGATAAATCCAAAGCCGGCAGCAACGTCTATCTGGCGGTCATCGGCAATTTCAACCAGCCGCCGGAAGGGGGGAAGGAACGGCGCTACGTCAAGCTGGGGGCGGCGGGAGGCAAGGCCTCATTCTATGTTCCCAAGAATACAATAGAACTGCCGCCCAAGAAATAAGATGCCCCAATACCATAAAATTCTCTGGAGCGAAGGGCTCTTTTTAACCCAGCACCACTTTCAGGAGTGGGATCGCTACCACGACAAAAATTTAACCTTCCAGCTCCGCTCGCTCGTCCCGTTCGCCTGGGGGGTCTGGAAGCTTTTAATTAACCGCGAGGCGGTGGCCAACAAGCTTTTCACCATACGGGAATTCGAGGGAATCCTGCCGGACGGCACCCCCATCCGCATCCCCGCGGTGGACGCCCCGCCGGAAGTCCGCTCGATGGAAGGGGCCTTCGGCGCATCGGGGGACGCGCTTTCGGTCTATCTCGCGCTTCCGGCCCTGCGCCCCGGCGCCCCCGGAATCAAAATGGAGGAAAATTCCAAAGAGGCCCGCTACAAACGGCAGTTCGTCAACCTGCCGGACGAAGTCACGGGCGAGGGGGACAGGGAAATTGCCTACGCCAAAAAGGAATTGAAAATCCTTTTCTCCGGCGACAATCTGGAAGGGTACGACTACATTAAAATAGCGGAAGTGGAGCGCGCCGCCACCGGCGGCCTGCAATTGCGGGAAACTTACATTCCGCCCGCCTTGTCCTTGATGTCTTCCGAATACCTCGTCAATATGGCCCGCGCCATTCTCGAGCTTCTGGCCGCCAAGTCAAATGCTTTAAGTGAAAAAGTGCGCCAGCGCACCCCCCAGATGGCGGAATTTTCAACCACCGATTTTCCCAATTTCCTTTTGCTGCAAACCGTGAACGCGCATGTGCCGACAATGGCCCACTTCTTCAATCATCCGGAAATCCATCCGGTTCATTTTTATATGGAGCTCATCCGGCTGGCGGGGGCTTTGGCCACCTTCAACGTCGGCGCCCAGCCCCGCGCCCTCCCGCCCTACCGCCACGAGGAGCTGGGTGAACTTTTTGGCGAGCTGGATAAAAAAATCAAGCAGTACCTCGAAGTGGTCGTTTCCGAGCGCTACACGGTGATACCACTGACGCGCAAGGACGAATCAATGTACGAGGGGACGATTGCCGATATCGGCTTGCTTGAATCGGCCCACTTTTACTTGGGCGTCTCGGCCGAAATTCCGGAAAGCCGCCTGATAGCGGAATTTCCCCTGCAGGCCAAGATTATTTCGCCGGACAAAATCGCCCGGCTGGTCGGCGGCAATTTGCCCGGTGTCGCCTTGAACTTCGTTCCGCTTCCCCCCGCTGTGATTCCCCGCAAGGCCGGCCTGGTCTATTTCCGGCTGGACGCCAAGGGGGACCGCTGGGATTTCATCAAGGAAGCCAAAGCGATTTCCATCTACGCCCCGCCCCGGCAGTTCCCGGGATTCGCGGTTGAACTGATTGCGGTGGGGAAGTAAGTAGTAAATGGCCGAAAACCCCGCCGACCGCTTCAAAACCCGCCAGATTAACCTCGAGGAATTCCGGCGGGAAACGGGCGCAACACCCGCCACCCACACCGGCGGCAAGAGTCTCGCGGATTTGTATTCCCCCGTTTTCTCCCTCATTTTAACGCTGGCCACCAGCAAGAACTACGGCGACCCCAAGGAACTGC harbors:
- a CDS encoding type VI secretion system-associated FHA domain protein; amino-acid sequence: MEEEKKETPPKEEAELHKAAYDQLVALSNYLIGDKKTFERPEEIKTFCERLKYATSVMLREFKELLRGRKLFQKQYAMFASGPSSGTQIFRVEEREKEIGPYLFQWANAEAGAADDLDKALNELKYHQLAFLSGFRTSVKEGTRELLKKVDPEEIEKEMSNGGRFSLFKHKKLWKEFHKRYEELLQQEEQQLEAKFRPHFRQGYIGFMANKSGTKEEK
- the tssJ gene encoding type VI secretion system lipoprotein TssJ codes for the protein MKKLTVILLIGIAAAGCSMIKKGGGAGKAVLTLNSRADSLNWDEQGGVHSVEVRAFVLKTPDRFMQGSIPDLFELKQQRTFWNSFADDTLALVKITLDPGVKKVVSLTYDKSKAGSNVYLAVIGNFNQPPEGGKERRYVKLGAAGGKASFYVPKNTIELPPKK
- the tssK gene encoding type VI secretion system baseplate subunit TssK yields the protein MPQYHKILWSEGLFLTQHHFQEWDRYHDKNLTFQLRSLVPFAWGVWKLLINREAVANKLFTIREFEGILPDGTPIRIPAVDAPPEVRSMEGAFGASGDALSVYLALPALRPGAPGIKMEENSKEARYKRQFVNLPDEVTGEGDREIAYAKKELKILFSGDNLEGYDYIKIAEVERAATGGLQLRETYIPPALSLMSSEYLVNMARAILELLAAKSNALSEKVRQRTPQMAEFSTTDFPNFLLLQTVNAHVPTMAHFFNHPEIHPVHFYMELIRLAGALATFNVGAQPRALPPYRHEELGELFGELDKKIKQYLEVVVSERYTVIPLTRKDESMYEGTIADIGLLESAHFYLGVSAEIPESRLIAEFPLQAKIISPDKIARLVGGNLPGVALNFVPLPPAVIPRKAGLVYFRLDAKGDRWDFIKEAKAISIYAPPRQFPGFAVELIAVGK